In the Maribacter sp. MJ134 genome, one interval contains:
- a CDS encoding methylated-DNA--[protein]-cysteine S-methyltransferase: protein MEQAFIQSPLGVTKLKGDTNGLVAISVLNSEEALTTVIPACLEDAAYQLKEYFDGKRQHFDLTLNPVGTDFQKRVWKALAEIPYGKTVSYLELAKTLGDVKAIRAVAAANGKNPLWIIVPCHRVIGSDGSLTGYAGGLHRKKWLLEHESPVKQQSLF, encoded by the coding sequence ATGGAACAAGCCTTTATCCAAAGTCCGTTAGGTGTCACCAAATTAAAAGGCGATACCAATGGCCTAGTAGCCATTTCCGTTCTTAATTCCGAAGAAGCCCTAACAACCGTTATCCCTGCATGTTTAGAGGATGCCGCTTATCAGCTTAAAGAATATTTCGACGGAAAACGCCAACACTTTGATTTAACGTTAAATCCCGTCGGTACCGATTTTCAGAAACGTGTTTGGAAAGCCTTGGCAGAGATTCCATACGGTAAAACGGTTTCTTACCTGGAACTCGCTAAAACCTTGGGTGATGTAAAAGCCATACGAGCCGTTGCGGCGGCCAATGGCAAAAATCCCTTATGGATCATAGTTCCTTGTCATAGGGTAATAGGAAGCGATGGTTCATTAACGGGATATGCTGGTGGTCTGCATCGCAAAAAATGGCTTTTAGAGCACGAAAGTCCGGTGAAACAACAATCGTTATTCTAA
- a CDS encoding serine hydrolase domain-containing protein: MKRKLLILLCCVLPLEAVLSQEIIPDKIALPRTHTQDVSLLSEVDLLSVNPKVDSIITNGIKNEAFPGAQVLVAEKGKIIFHKAYGFHTYDSIQPVALNDLYDLASVTKILGPLPALMKLVAEGKLDLDAPFSTYWKPWRGVKNKKNITLREILAHQAGLKPYIVFLNRVLNKNGKPKNRFVKKERKKRFEKEAYDGIYVKDRFKRKMSRIINRSEVSSEKKYVYSGLTFLIFPELIQQLTGISYEDYVTKHFYAPIGAKTLGFLPMSKGLSNRIVPTEVDTLFRHTVTKGWVHDENAALLGGVSGNAGLFGTANDLAKMMQLYLDYGVYDGERILPEKIVKEFTKEQYPDNENRRGLGFDKPLLGNASLPFSEAYPAPQVSPESFGHSGFTGTFVWADPSNQLVYIFLSNRVYPSRNHRKLYELNIRPAIQQVFYNVLANSN; the protein is encoded by the coding sequence ATGAAAAGAAAGCTTCTCATTTTATTATGCTGCGTGCTTCCATTGGAAGCTGTCCTTTCACAAGAAATCATACCTGATAAAATTGCACTGCCAAGAACGCATACACAAGATGTATCGCTTTTATCAGAAGTAGATTTACTTTCGGTAAACCCGAAGGTCGATTCCATAATAACGAACGGTATAAAAAATGAAGCTTTCCCAGGAGCACAAGTACTTGTTGCCGAAAAAGGGAAAATCATCTTCCACAAAGCTTATGGATTTCATACCTATGACAGTATTCAGCCCGTTGCTTTAAATGATCTTTACGATTTGGCATCGGTCACAAAAATTCTTGGTCCGCTACCAGCGTTGATGAAGTTGGTAGCTGAGGGCAAATTAGATTTAGATGCGCCTTTTAGTACCTATTGGAAACCGTGGCGGGGCGTAAAGAACAAGAAAAACATCACGCTTCGGGAAATTTTGGCCCATCAGGCCGGTTTAAAGCCTTATATCGTTTTTCTGAATCGTGTTTTAAATAAAAATGGCAAACCCAAGAATCGCTTTGTAAAAAAAGAGCGGAAGAAGCGGTTTGAAAAGGAAGCTTACGATGGAATCTATGTTAAGGATAGGTTCAAACGAAAAATGTCCCGTATCATAAACAGGTCCGAGGTATCTTCCGAAAAGAAATATGTCTATTCGGGTTTGACATTCCTTATTTTTCCTGAATTGATCCAACAATTAACGGGTATCTCCTACGAAGACTACGTGACAAAACATTTCTATGCCCCTATAGGCGCAAAAACTTTAGGGTTTTTACCCATGTCCAAGGGACTTTCAAATAGGATAGTCCCTACCGAGGTAGATACGCTTTTTCGCCATACCGTGACCAAGGGCTGGGTACATGATGAAAATGCCGCGCTGCTGGGTGGTGTTTCCGGTAATGCCGGACTTTTTGGTACAGCAAACGACCTGGCAAAGATGATGCAACTGTACTTGGATTATGGAGTGTATGATGGCGAAAGAATACTGCCAGAGAAAATCGTCAAAGAATTTACCAAGGAACAATATCCGGATAATGAAAATAGAAGAGGATTAGGTTTTGACAAGCCACTCTTAGGTAATGCTTCGCTTCCCTTTTCTGAAGCCTATCCCGCACCTCAGGTAAGTCCTGAAAGTTTTGGACATAGCGGATTTACAGGTACTTTCGTATGGGCAGACCCTTCAAACCAATTGGTATATATTTTCTTGTCCAACAGAGTGTACCCTTCGCGTAATCACAGAAAATTGTACGAGCTCAATATTCGCCCCGCAATACAGCAAGTCTTCTATAATGTACTCGCTAACTCAAATTAA
- the hemB gene encoding porphobilinogen synthase yields the protein MYPLIRNRRLRSSEAIRHLVRETIITPSDFLVPLFVVEGKGVKEEIASMPNYYRLSLDNLEKEVKELWNMGLCAVLLFVKVPDNLKDNAGSEALNDNGLMQLAIKTVKNVCPDMLVMTDVALDPYSSYGHDGIVADGQILNDETVEVLAEMSVSHANAGADFVAPSDMMDGRILSIREALEDEGHSNTGIMSYSAKYASAFYGPFRDALDSAPVDIKNVPKDKKSYQMDSANRFEAISETQQDIDEGADIVMVKPGLCYLDIVREIKNEVEVPVAVYQVSGEYAMVKAAAEKGWLDHDAVMMEQLIAIKRAGANIIASYFAKDAVRLM from the coding sequence GTGTATCCACTCATAAGAAATAGAAGACTTAGAAGTTCAGAAGCCATAAGACATTTGGTTCGTGAAACCATTATTACACCAAGCGACTTTTTGGTACCGCTTTTTGTTGTTGAAGGCAAAGGTGTTAAAGAAGAAATAGCTTCCATGCCCAATTATTACAGACTTAGTTTGGATAACCTGGAAAAAGAAGTAAAAGAATTATGGAACATGGGGCTTTGTGCTGTCCTCCTTTTTGTAAAAGTTCCCGATAATTTAAAGGACAATGCCGGTTCAGAAGCGTTAAATGATAATGGTTTAATGCAATTGGCCATAAAAACGGTGAAGAATGTTTGTCCGGATATGTTGGTGATGACCGATGTTGCCCTTGACCCGTATTCTTCTTACGGGCATGATGGTATTGTGGCAGATGGACAAATACTCAATGATGAAACTGTAGAAGTGTTGGCAGAGATGAGCGTTTCGCATGCCAATGCCGGAGCCGATTTTGTAGCTCCCAGTGATATGATGGATGGTCGCATTCTTAGTATCAGGGAAGCTTTGGAAGACGAAGGGCATAGCAACACAGGAATCATGAGTTATAGTGCAAAATACGCTAGTGCTTTTTACGGTCCTTTTCGTGATGCTTTGGATTCTGCACCGGTGGACATTAAAAACGTTCCCAAGGATAAAAAATCGTATCAGATGGATTCCGCCAACCGGTTTGAGGCCATTTCGGAAACCCAACAGGATATTGATGAAGGTGCGGATATCGTTATGGTAAAACCTGGACTTTGCTATCTGGATATTGTTAGGGAAATAAAGAATGAAGTAGAGGTTCCCGTAGCCGTATACCAAGTTTCAGGGGAGTACGCCATGGTCAAAGCCGCAGCGGAAAAAGGCTGGTTAGATCATGATGCCGTAATGATGGAACAACTCATTGCCATAAAACGTGCTGGGGCCAATATTATAGCCAGTTATTTTGCTAAGGACGCTGTTCGGCTGATGTAG
- a CDS encoding penicillin acylase family protein — protein MKYFKFLVSLMLTAAVFYGLNTKIGPAPPIGKFLNPYTGIWQNEKDDAITGTIEIKGLKEKVTVHYDAQLIPHIFAQNDTDLYKAQGYITAKHRLWQMEFQTYAAAGRLSEIIGDAALDYDRQERRRGMGFGAEQAIIKMKEDPETAAYIKAYAEGVNNYINQLQPKDFPVEYKLLDYVPEPWTVKKTALLLMYMTKDLSGFDSDLENTNALRLFGKERFDLLFPDFFEVNDPVIPKETDWSHIDVPMTKTPESELPLDTITSTMDKPHPDNGSNNWAVSGRKSYSGNPILANDPHLGLNLPSIWFVMQLSTPEHNAFGATLPGALGVISGFNNHISWGETNATRDVLDWYKIEFKDDKRTHYKYGEAWKEVNIRVEEIKIKGKEPFKDSVRYTHHGPVAYDINFKGDNGRAGYAMKWIGHIGGNNQKTFLALNKAHNYEEYAAALTHYSAPAQNFVFASTQGDIALWIQGKFPNKWKGQGKFLMDGSNPENDWQSFIPQPFNAHTKNPERGFVSSANQHPVEQTYPYYVFNDGYETYRNRVINEFFRSKETFSIQDFKDLHNNNYNLKAAELIPYALENMDTNMLNAEEITVLEQLKNWNFYNDTEALGPSIWRNWWGKLYTMVWDEFSVEDVALDAPFTYQTIHMLKTMGEDPFMDIVATPETEHAKDLFLLSFKEAVKSLTEWKSENGEYNWRNYKSTSVGHLLQGLPAFSRTNLPIGGGRNIVNATSERHGPSWRMIVEMSSPPKALGIYPGGQSGNPGSKFYDDFIDVWAAGEYHSLHYLQNDTETDAVIATQTLTPN, from the coding sequence ATGAAATATTTCAAATTTCTAGTTTCTCTTATGCTCACCGCTGCCGTTTTTTACGGTCTAAATACCAAGATTGGCCCGGCACCACCGATTGGAAAGTTTCTTAATCCGTATACCGGAATATGGCAGAACGAAAAAGACGATGCCATTACGGGGACCATAGAAATAAAAGGTCTAAAGGAGAAAGTGACCGTGCATTACGACGCACAACTGATACCACATATTTTTGCACAAAACGATACCGATCTCTATAAAGCGCAAGGCTACATTACCGCTAAACATCGCCTTTGGCAGATGGAATTTCAGACCTATGCAGCTGCTGGGCGTTTATCTGAGATAATTGGCGATGCTGCTCTTGATTACGATAGGCAAGAACGTAGAAGAGGTATGGGTTTTGGGGCGGAACAAGCCATAATAAAGATGAAAGAAGACCCGGAAACGGCAGCTTATATAAAGGCTTATGCGGAGGGTGTAAACAACTATATCAACCAACTACAGCCCAAAGACTTCCCGGTTGAATATAAATTATTGGATTATGTTCCGGAACCATGGACGGTTAAAAAAACAGCCCTTTTGTTAATGTATATGACAAAGGATTTATCAGGGTTTGACTCGGATTTAGAAAATACCAATGCCTTACGTTTATTCGGAAAAGAACGTTTTGATTTGCTGTTCCCCGATTTTTTTGAGGTCAACGACCCTGTAATTCCAAAAGAAACAGACTGGAGTCACATCGATGTGCCTATGACAAAAACACCGGAAAGTGAATTGCCCTTGGATACCATTACTAGTACTATGGACAAACCACACCCTGATAACGGCAGTAACAATTGGGCCGTTTCGGGTCGAAAATCCTATTCTGGGAACCCTATTTTGGCCAATGACCCTCATCTAGGGCTAAATCTACCGTCCATTTGGTTCGTAATGCAACTAAGTACACCAGAACATAATGCCTTTGGGGCCACCCTACCCGGAGCCTTGGGCGTTATCTCAGGATTCAACAATCATATTTCTTGGGGAGAAACCAACGCCACGAGAGACGTATTGGATTGGTATAAAATTGAATTTAAAGACGATAAGCGTACTCATTACAAGTATGGAGAGGCATGGAAAGAGGTCAACATCAGAGTAGAAGAAATTAAGATAAAAGGTAAGGAACCTTTTAAGGATTCGGTACGCTACACGCATCATGGCCCTGTAGCGTATGACATTAATTTCAAAGGAGATAATGGACGTGCAGGCTATGCTATGAAATGGATAGGACATATTGGTGGAAACAACCAAAAAACCTTCTTAGCCTTGAACAAAGCACATAATTATGAAGAATATGCTGCGGCATTGACGCATTATAGTGCTCCCGCCCAAAATTTTGTATTCGCTTCTACCCAAGGTGATATTGCCCTTTGGATACAAGGAAAATTTCCGAACAAATGGAAGGGACAAGGAAAATTCTTGATGGACGGTAGCAACCCTGAAAATGATTGGCAAAGCTTTATTCCCCAACCCTTTAATGCCCATACCAAAAACCCGGAAAGAGGATTTGTAAGTTCTGCCAACCAGCATCCCGTAGAGCAAACGTATCCCTATTATGTCTTTAATGACGGTTATGAAACCTATAGGAATAGGGTGATCAATGAATTTTTTCGAAGTAAAGAAACTTTTTCCATTCAAGATTTCAAGGACCTGCACAACAATAATTATAACCTAAAGGCTGCAGAACTTATTCCGTATGCTTTGGAAAACATGGATACCAATATGCTTAACGCTGAAGAGATAACTGTTTTAGAACAATTGAAAAACTGGAATTTTTATAACGATACCGAGGCACTAGGGCCAAGTATTTGGAGGAATTGGTGGGGTAAACTCTATACTATGGTTTGGGACGAGTTTAGCGTGGAAGACGTGGCGTTGGACGCTCCGTTTACCTATCAAACCATACATATGCTTAAGACTATGGGAGAAGATCCGTTCATGGATATAGTAGCGACTCCGGAAACAGAGCATGCGAAAGATCTGTTCCTTTTAAGCTTTAAGGAAGCGGTAAAATCCCTAACGGAGTGGAAATCAGAAAATGGTGAGTACAATTGGCGCAACTATAAAAGCACTAGCGTAGGGCATCTGTTGCAAGGTCTACCCGCTTTCTCCAGAACCAATCTCCCGATTGGGGGAGGCAGAAATATTGTAAATGCAACTTCCGAAAGGCACGGACCTTCTTGGCGTATGATCGTAGAGATGAGTTCGCCTCCAAAAGCTTTGGGCATCTATCCAGGTGGGCAATCCGGGAATCCAGGTAGTAAGTTCTATGATGATTTTATAGATGTATGGGCGGCAGGCGAATATCATAGTCTCCATTACCTACAGAACGATACAGAGACCGATGCCGTAATTGCTACGCAAACCTTAACACCAAACTAA
- a CDS encoding CNNM domain-containing protein, which translates to MGLLVFYAVISIFFSFLCSILEAVLLSITPTFINVKKREGKSYATTLEELKKDVDKPLIAILTLNTIAHTVGAILVGVQAKVAYAELYGTEKRAIFGIEFSEDLMVGVVSTIMTILILVASEIIPKTIGATYWRQLSNFTAKALNIMVLGLKYTGLLWLLQLFTRLVGGKGHHGSVLSREDFTVMTDMAHEEGVFEKSESTIIKNLLRFDEVLVKDVMTPRAVMKIASEEKSIQTFFEENPKLRYSRIPVFQEKMDNITGFVLKDNVYEEIINKNGELPLGEIRRDILVTRRSTPIPKLFDILIAKREHIALVVDEYGSVAGLVTMEDVIETLLGLEIMDESDNVADLQLLARKNWQSRAKQAGVIEQTPETPKGE; encoded by the coding sequence ATGGGACTACTGGTATTCTATGCTGTTATTTCAATCTTTTTTTCCTTTCTGTGCTCCATATTGGAAGCCGTTCTACTAAGTATTACACCAACCTTCATCAATGTTAAAAAAAGGGAAGGCAAGTCATATGCCACTACTTTAGAAGAACTAAAGAAGGATGTGGACAAGCCTCTTATTGCCATACTGACCCTTAATACCATAGCACATACGGTAGGAGCCATACTCGTAGGTGTACAGGCAAAAGTGGCTTATGCAGAGCTATATGGCACTGAAAAAAGGGCTATATTCGGAATTGAGTTTTCGGAGGACCTTATGGTCGGGGTGGTCTCTACCATTATGACCATTTTAATCCTAGTGGCTTCCGAAATCATACCTAAGACCATTGGTGCGACATACTGGAGGCAGCTATCTAACTTTACCGCCAAAGCGTTGAATATTATGGTACTTGGCCTTAAATATACCGGACTTCTTTGGCTGTTGCAATTATTCACCCGTCTCGTAGGTGGCAAAGGACATCACGGTAGTGTACTGAGCAGAGAGGATTTTACGGTAATGACGGATATGGCCCACGAAGAAGGTGTCTTTGAAAAATCCGAATCCACCATTATTAAGAATCTTCTGCGTTTTGACGAGGTATTGGTGAAGGATGTAATGACCCCAAGGGCCGTGATGAAAATTGCCTCGGAAGAGAAATCCATTCAGACCTTTTTTGAAGAAAATCCTAAGTTAAGATATTCTCGTATTCCTGTGTTTCAGGAAAAGATGGATAATATCACCGGTTTTGTGCTAAAAGATAATGTCTACGAAGAAATTATCAATAAGAACGGTGAGTTGCCCCTTGGTGAAATTAGAAGGGATATTCTAGTTACGAGAAGAAGTACCCCTATTCCCAAATTATTCGATATCCTTATCGCCAAAAGAGAGCATATTGCCTTGGTCGTTGACGAATACGGTTCTGTTGCCGGTCTTGTAACCATGGAAGATGTTATAGAGACCCTTTTAGGACTGGAGATTATGGACGAAAGTGATAATGTGGCGGACTTACAGCTCTTAGCGCGTAAGAATTGGCAAAGTAGGGCCAAGCAAGCGGGTGTTATAGAGCAAACTCCTGAAACTCCGAAAGGGGAATAA
- a CDS encoding ABC transporter ATP-binding protein: protein MLSISNLNKTYPNGTQALNDVNLEIGTGMFGLLGPNGAGKSTLMRTIATLQLADSGTITFNDTDVFGAPDELRKVLGYLPQDFGVYPKVSAEMMLNHIAKIKGIQHKNDRKAYVSDLLNKVNLFKFRKRNLGDYSGGMRQRFGIAQALIGNPKLIIVDEPTAGLDPLERNRFHNLLSELGEDAVVILSTHIVDDVVNLCTNMAVFNEGRVVVQGHPQELSNTLNNKVYRKKIAKEEIDLYQSEYTVLSTYLRSGNLNVNIYHDTDPGDGFELVNNNLEDFYFYSINQPQTV from the coding sequence ATGCTCTCTATCTCCAATTTGAATAAAACGTATCCTAACGGAACACAGGCCTTAAACGATGTAAATCTTGAAATTGGAACGGGTATGTTCGGCCTTTTGGGCCCTAATGGCGCCGGAAAATCTACTTTGATGCGTACCATTGCAACCCTACAATTGGCCGATAGCGGAACCATAACCTTTAATGATACGGATGTTTTTGGGGCTCCTGACGAACTTCGCAAGGTTTTGGGGTATTTACCACAGGATTTTGGAGTGTATCCAAAGGTATCTGCCGAAATGATGCTGAACCATATCGCCAAGATTAAGGGGATTCAGCATAAGAACGACCGCAAGGCGTATGTTTCCGATTTATTGAACAAGGTGAACTTATTTAAGTTCCGTAAGCGTAATCTTGGGGATTATTCCGGTGGAATGCGCCAACGTTTTGGAATTGCACAAGCCCTGATCGGCAACCCAAAGTTGATTATTGTAGATGAGCCCACTGCTGGTTTGGACCCTCTAGAGCGTAACCGATTTCATAATTTGCTAAGTGAGCTCGGAGAGGATGCGGTAGTAATTCTATCTACCCATATTGTTGATGATGTAGTTAACCTGTGTACCAATATGGCCGTATTTAACGAGGGCAGAGTGGTGGTCCAAGGACATCCACAGGAATTATCCAACACCTTGAATAATAAGGTGTATCGAAAAAAAATCGCTAAAGAGGAGATAGATTTATACCAGTCGGAATATACAGTACTTTCCACCTATCTCAGAAGCGGAAATCTAAACGTAAATATTTATCATGATACGGATCCCGGTGACGGATTTGAATTGGTGAACAACAATCTGGAAGATTTTTATTTCTATAGTATCAATCAACCTCAAACCGTATAA